Within the Miscanthus floridulus cultivar M001 chromosome 17, ASM1932011v1, whole genome shotgun sequence genome, the region CTCAACTACGATTTTGGGTTTTTGGCAAACATTGGTTGAATATGTCACCAATAGAACATGATCCTTCTGCTTTCATACATGATGCAACCCTTCCTCACTCACTCCACCCTCCTTCTCTCCTGAACATTTGACGATGCAACCACTAAGAGgacttagggcatgtttggctGCCAGCCACGGCCAGCTGTCGCGGCGCCCAAAATCCACGCCACAACTGTGGCGAAGTTTTGTGAAGAGAAAACATGTGGCTGCAGCAGCTTTTTCTGCCACAAAACATCAGGTTTTTATTATATGGCGCGCCACACCCCTTAGGCGTGCGATCTGTGGCTGGGTACCAAACACCCACTTAATCGCACAATTCTTGGCAATAACAACAATGGTTAACCTTTTTATTTCCAAAACTAGCTAGCCGGAGCTCTCCTAAATCaattaaaagaaagaaataatGTCACTATACCCCCAACCAAGGTGTAGGACATGTATAAGCACAATTATTGAAGACATCACATCACATGGTAAAATATGAAAAGCACAAGAGTGCGAAAAAATCAGTTGTCCTTAAAGAAAAGACTCAACGATCCTCTCCTTCGGTAATAATAAGTGATGAGAAATTTGATTGATATATAGATAACATTTCACTGGTTTGACGGAAATCTCATACCATTTAGTCTTTGAACAATTTTGTGTTTTCGAAATCCATGTGGTGCATCTACACATCCAACTGCGTGCACTGACTGAGTGGTCTACCTACACATGCTTACATTGCATTGTGCACAGCCAAAGCGCAGCAAACCAGCGTGGCCATGAATAATGTGCATGAGTGTGGCAGAGAATAATGATTGAGGCAAGCTAGagaagagagagatagagagcaaGAATAAAAAGAAGTCGGACccatatataaaagaaatatacaaTATACGTGTAGTAGTGAACATGGGGGGTGTCGTTGTAGTGCCCTTGTCCTCATTAGATGAGTACTATAGATAAGGTTATCAAACACATGACATGAGAGACCCTCTTCTAATCTAATAACCTCCTCCTCATAATTAAGAAGCCTAAACTCTTTCTAAATTCTACACCAAACTATACACAATATATAATTTCCTCTCTTTAACTTTGGCCTCTTTAGTTTTGCCCTCCAAGCAATGCAAGCAAATGAGCATGACCAACCCCAATGCAAGCAAAAATACCCACCCCATGGGTGGGGGTGGGGTCTGGGGTGGCTAGCTAGTAGCTACCTTGGGCATGCTGCAACCATGGCTGTCCCATGCCACTATATAACAAATGGTCTCCTCTCCCTGCATCGTGAGGCCGGACTGAGGAGCCAGACGACTCAGGGCAGGCCAGGGCAGGCCAGGGAGAGAAAAGCCTTAGGTGCTGCCTGATCGAGACACACATAGCTAGCAATGGGCAACAGCCTTAGGTGCTGCCTGGCCTGCGTCCTCCCCTGCGGCGCGCTGGACCTGATCAGGATCGTCCACCTCAACGGCCGCGTCGACGAGTACGGCCGGCCGGTGGCCGCCGGCGAGATCCTGGCCGCCAACCCGAACCACGTGCTCAGCAAGCCGTGCTCTCAGGGCGTCAACGTGCGGAGGATCCTCATCGTGTCCCCGGACTCCGAGCTGGAGCGCGGCGAGATATACTTCCTCATCCCGGCGTCGTCGGTGCCGCCGGAGAAGaagccgcagccgcagcagcagAAGAGCGTCCTGCAGGCCGCCGGCTCGCACGGCGACCAGCTGGTGGTCAAGAAGGCGTCCTCTGCGGTGGTAGGCAAGACCGCTCATCATCCCAAGAGCAGTGGGCGCCGTGAGTTGGGTGACGCCTTGTCACAGAAGAGGTCGTCACCGTCGTCATCGCACCGGCGACGACGCAGCGGCGGCTGCAGAACCGCCGTATGGAAGCCACACCTCGAGTGCATTGTTGAGGACACTTGAGCAGAAGTGGatccatttcttttttttttctttttttttttttttggttttgtgaATCAAGGGGGGCTAATGCAATGTAACACCACCAGCAGCATGGTGTTTTGCTCACTTTGTGTGGTTAACTAGTGAGTGCTTTTAATTTTTTAGGGTAATTGTATATCCATGTAATGTTTTCCCCTTCCTACATATATATATGATGGAAATGGAGAGGGAGGGTTGTCACTTGTcagatctttcttgttcttgttcgCTCTCTGCAATTGCCTTCCTGATTTTCAGGGTTTGTGCAGTGGTTGAGGAAGAGAGTAAATGATGAGGGGCTCAAAAATATTtcatcaaaataaacaataaTACTCCTGCAATGCAAGTTGTTCTGTTTGAATACAGATTTCAAGATACCCAATGTTTAATATTAACCCCACTGGTTACTGCACTTAATCCACCAAAGGCAAGCTATGTTCTCACATACCAAGATAGGGAGGATGATGTTAATTGGAGTAGAACTGAAGACTTAATCAATAGTATACTCTTTGTTGATTTTCCATCATACCTTAAATTCTCAGCATCATTTGCTAACTAATAGTGGGAGACATGCATCATTAGACCAGGAATGATTAGAGGGTTGCTTTGCTAGATTTTATAAGGAGGTTGAGAAAAAAGACAACCGAGCAAGCAACGTTTTCAAGCAAAGACAGCTAACAGGGTATATAGTTTATGTTTATTCTATCTTTGTAGATGATGCTTTCCTCCATGAATTTGTCCTGTCCGTACTATTACACAATGAAGGCTCCCCCACAAATGCATTTAACTGGTCCAGAAGAAAGCTTACACAATTAGAGGACGATTGCAATTATTTAAATTGGCCAGCAAAAGAGAAAAATTCATGACCCTACCATTCATTTTGTATGGAAAAACATTTTGCAGAATTTGAGCACTAGTGATGGCCACTGCTTTTCCCTTTACATAGAAAGATCGTCTAACGTTTATGAATCGTGTCATCTGTGCAGGCTTTGCCCCCTCTGTTTTCGCCTCTGAAAATTGGTTCCTGATTTTTATATATGTAACTGAGTGCGTCCATTAATAGCATTATGTTTTCCATTTCTAGACACAAACTCGGTTAGTCTTTGGTGGAGAATTTTGCACTCCAAACATTCCCAATACTATGTTATTGACTTGTGCAAACATATATTCAATACTGTTGAAAATGAAAAGTATCATTCTCATTACACAAAAAAGGAATTCTGATATTGATTCCAGAAACAAAAAGAACAGAACTACAATCAGTAATGTTGCCCATTGGCTAATGACCCAATGCAAAATTTACATTAGAAAATACAAACCACAGTAGTTCAGTAGTCATAgtatctacagtatttttctctcacaacaaaacagcttcaaccAGGtgtggctttaataccagccgaacaggcccgagGTCTTGTCATGTCAATCACCAATAATTGATATTGTGGTTGCAGAAACAGAAAACTGGACCTCCTGCTTGCCCTGTCCTGACAGAACACACGATCCATGGTCCAGAAATACTCTAGCGAAGATCTAAATCTTCAGTAGCTTATAACTTTACATAGTTCTGATCTCAAATTTCTACTGAAACTGACTGCTCAACAAAATATCTCAGTCCTCAACACAATAGGATACTAAATCCAAAGCTTGTAACTATTGTGTTGCTGCTGGCTTTTCTGAAATCTGAAACGTAATAGCAGTAAACTTTCAGTAGAAAATTCAGGTTACCTGCAAAATTTTCAGAAGGAAGTTTGCTTACAACCTGCATTTTGACAGCTTTGAGTTTGGTCATCAGCAACAAGGAACATGCATCAGTAGATGGGAGATGACACATATTTAGCAGTTTGCTTACATGGAACATGCAAGCTCTGAATTGAACTGAATAAACTGGCGTGAGCTCTAGGATCAGGCACCACAGCAAGCTACTCATTATCGGGCACAGAAAACAAATGCACACGCACACATGCTGCTGCACGAATTAAGCTGCGCACCAAATCACGCACGGATTCCCATGTCCTATCTTTTTAGTATTACCAATTTGATTCGTCTGTGTTTGTTTACGTCCAAAAGACAACTAATGATGCTTGGGGTTTCAGTATTAGTCAATGATTGAAGGCCTGCAACTGCAAGAGATTGAGTAGTAGAGGAGTGTAGACCATTGGTGGTTTGCAGACTAGGATGTTCTTTTGTTCATTTATGGCTCATAATTGGGGTTAGGGCCGTGGTTAGAGTATAATGGTTTTGTTTGTAGTGGTGCTTTCGTTTTTTTCCTTTTGGAAACGAAGGGGTGTAGAATTCTCTTCTTGTCATGAGTTGCCCACCACATGTGCTGATGTGCCTTTTAAGTTAGTTTATTAAGGAGGAATGTGGCGGTCCTCACATTTCCCATGATATTCTTGCAGTGTAGGTGATATATTTGTTGACAGCGAGACGTCTGTGGTAACTTTGTTAATCTCGAGATTAGTCCTACCCAGTCTTTCCTCGGTGCATGCATGTATCTGAGCACATGTGTCCATGTGTtcacaaaataaaaataaaaatgtgtTTTCCTTATTCATTCATGAAGACCCTTAATTTGCAAAAAGTTGACGAAATTTTACATTATTTTTTATTGCTTGGTTCACATTTGATTTCTATAAACATGATTATTGTAGTTCTTCGGTCTAAGTGCATGACTTTTCCTTGCATGAGTGTATTTATTAGGATTCTGATATACATGGGCTCACCTTATGCTTCTTTGTTTGTTTCAGTTTAAAACTAGGAATCAGTTTAATTTCATAGGAATCTATTTCATTTCGCAAGAAAAATGCAGGAATGGAAAAATCATGTGTTCCTAACAAGGTCTAAAAGCCCTaaacagtggcggagccagggaTTCTAAACTTGGGTATTCCTACTTCCACATTAAAAAAAATGCTTTCTAGAATCTATatttttggttgaaaattgcagCTACATAAACAAAAAGGTGAACAACACATGGAGCCTTGACAAGTGGAGAGTGGTCAGTGGAGACTGCGGAAGCCAGGCTGAAAGGCCGTTTTTTCAGCTGTTTTGGgctagaatgagcaaaagtattatagaaTATTGCATTATACATATGTATATAtaagtatacatacatatatacataaagGTGTACCAAAATAGTTGGGTATTCCTAGGAATACTGGGGAATACCCTTGGATCCGCCCATGCCCTAAAAACATGGTTTTTCATCGCGAGAATACCTTAAAACATATTTTCAACATAACTTTTATGTGTTAAACCCGTTTTTGATGAAATTTGGGCTCACAAGTTTGGACCAATGAGTTTTTGCATTTTTGTATGCTTTTCATTTATTGTTGTCACtgtttgttgtattgttttaaaTTTGCAATGTTTGTTTTCTCATAAGTGCCTTTGCTTGATGGCATGCATGATGTATGGAAGGAGAGCAACATGAGGTTTTCTAGAACAATCTTTTGAAGTTTCTGAGCAAACACTAGGTTAATTTAAAGCTTCGATGGAACAAACTCATACTCTGTTCCTAGCAGAAAACCGCATGCACTTTGTTGGGAATTAATTAGCCTTCGACTTTAATTCCCCACTCTTCTCAAGTTTGAAATTTATCTATGGGTATTTTCTATAAGGTCCATCTTCGGCTAAGCATGGTGAGTTTGATAAAAACTTTGCCAAGCTGCATGTCTTCTCTAAAGCTATAATCTTCATCAAATTTCTTTACCAAGTTTTAGGAGAACATATTGACAAATAAAAATTCAAATAAATTTcatgtggaatttaatgaaaaCAAATTTGTGATCTAGATGTTGATACATTTTTAAATCAATTTCAAAGTTAGAGAAGTATGACTTATGTAAATGTTAAATTGAGCTATAGTTTGGAATATATCTATATCTGTACCTATATCTATATTTGTATCGGTATCggtatctatatttatatatctTAATTATACTTTCAATCCTCACTAGCATTCTATGTCACCATACAAGTTGTCCACATTAATTTGCAAAAAGTTGACGAAATTTTACATTATTTTTTATTGCTTGGTTCACATTTGATTTCTATAAACATGATTATTGTAGTTCTTCGGTCTAAGTGCATGACTTTTCCTTGCATGAGTGTATTTATTAGGATTCTGATATACATGGGCTCGCCTTATGCTTCTTTGTTTGTTTCAGTTTAAAACTAGGAATCAGTTTAATTTCATAGGAATCAATTTCATTTCGCAAGAAAAATGCAGGAATGGAAAAAATCATGTGTTCCTAACAAGGTCTAAAAGCCCTAAAAATGTGGGTTTTTATCGCGAGAATACCTTAAAACATATTTTCAACATAACTTTTATGTTTTAAACCCATTTTTGATGAAATTTGGGCTCACAAGTTTGGACCAATGAGTTTTTGCATTTTTGTATGCTTTTCATTTATATATTGTTGTCACtgtttgttgtattgttttaaaTTTGCAATGTTTGTTTTCTCATACGTGCCTTTGCTTGATGGCATGCATGATGTATGGAAGGAGAGCAACATGAGGTTTCCTAGAACAATCTTTTGAAGTTTCTGAGCAAACACTAGGTTAATTTAAAACTTCGATGGAACAAACTCATACTCTGTTCCTAGCAGAAAACCGCATGCACTTTGTTGGGAATTAATTAGCCTTCGACTTTAATTCCCCACTCTTCTCAAGTTTGAAATTTATCTATGGGTATTTTCTATAAGGTCGATCTTTGGCTAAGCATGGTGAGTTTGATAAAAACTTTGCTAAGCTGCATGTCTTCTCTAAAGCTATAATCTTCATCAAATGTCTTTACCAAGTTTTAGGAGAACATAATGACAAATAAAAATTCAAATAAATTTcatgtggaatttaatgaaaaCAAATTTGTGATCTAGATGTTGATACATTTTTAAATCAATTTCAAATTTAGAGAAGTATGACTTATGTAAATGTTAAATTGAGCTATAGTTTGGAATATATCTATATCTGTACCTATATCTATATTTGTATCTGTATCGGTATCTGTATCTATATATCTTAATTATACTTTCAATCCTCACTAGCATTCTATGTCACCATACAAGTTGTCCACATCAACATCCACTAGCACATGCAATTATGTCTTCATTCAAGCTATTCATATTGTTAAGCAACATCATTCACTAACATATATTTAGTTATCGAATTCATAGTCTACATCATCCACTATCATGTATCATGATAGTTCTCCATTCATATAAGTAAATACAAGTAGTATAATTTCATCTGTGATTCCCGCAGTAACATGCGAGGTATCCTTCTAGTTGATTATATTGGAGATAAGTGTTCGTGATTAATTGAATCTTCTTTATTAtgttagaaaatagaaaaaaaggtcAAGCAAAGGATGCTCGTCATGTAGGACTACAAAAACAAAATAGAAGCTCACTATTGAGTGTTATCATCTTTGTAGCCACATTGACCACACTCTGATTCAATATGACTGATATGGTCATCCTTGGAATCACACCATCTGTTCTATCGACTATACACATAACACTCAGGGATCTATTGCATAAGAAGACATTACATAGCTCACACAGCTCTTCTAGTAAGAAAAGTAGTTAAGTTACAACGGATTTGGTTCAACACAGATTTAGTTAAACTTTCAATCATCACAATGGAAGTCTACAAGTACGGTAAGTTCGATGTCTCTCATAGTCCATGCTACTCCTATGAGTTATGCCTCTTATGGGCAAACTAAGTACTAATGTGCAGTGGCAAACAGTTCAACATAAGAGGTGCCAGGCCTATCAGATACTATCAGAGCTTCATTCTAACAGACAGTCCACTAGAACCCATAGTAGCCACAAAAATGAGCTGCCAAGCTGTTATCACCcttggtcccacatgtcagctaACGTGGTACCCTCAATACGCAAAACACAACACTAGAATGACCCCTCTCACACACGCTCCTTCTCCTACTCTCATCCCTCCTTTTATTTCTCTAGTTCTTCCTCAAGAATACTTAGAGCCCTAgcataaggaaaagaaagagtgtTAGGTTATAGCCCTTCACGCGTACCTTCACCCGGACGGACAAAGGTACCTTCGCCAGGATGAAGGTACCTTCACCAGGGCCAAGGGAAAGCTAGGGAGCTAGTCCCACACAGGAGAGTAGAGTGAGAAGAGAGTCCCTTCCCCCTTGCCCTGGGGTTCTATTTATAGGGGAGGTGGGAGGATGCATCTTCCTCCCCACCCCATATAGTTCACGAATTTACATGAAGGTCCTCAGACCTACTAGGCACTAGGCCTTTTTacatagagggggggggggtaggCACAACCGCCCCTACCCCCAACAAAGAGGAAAGGAAGGATGGGATGTCAAGGGAAAGGATCGGAGGATGGCCCAAGCATAAGCAAACCAATGAATTAGCATCATTGCTAGGGGAGAGCAAGGAGTGCTCTCATCCCCTTACATTGGTGGTGAAGCAAGGAGGAGTCACGACATCCATCAAGATTAATCACCATATCCACCTCTTTGGCTTAAGGTAGATGAATCTCACCCTCAACCACTCATGAAACCATAGAGATCAATGTAGATAGCTCCCACTTAGCAAAAACACCACTGGTGACATAGATCGAGCTTCACTTAGGTGGGCATGGACTTCATAGTGCACCTTGCTTGATTAGCTCCAAAGGACCTTAGGAACATCGTAGAGAAACCCCGTCACCAAACCCCAACTCAATCTATACTTGGAACCCCCCCTCCGAATTTGGATTTAGAGTGCTCAAGGTGCACTGATGGACATTATTGTTTTTTCCAACACTCCTCTTGGATGCATGCAGCCTTCTTTTGCCCTTTCCATCATGACAAGGTTTGCTCTTTCAACCCATTTACCTTTGTCTTAGATTCGATCTTTCCTAGCTATGTGCTTAATGCTACTATGTACCTCTACTTTATTCTTCTCTATTCTTGTTGTCTCTCCTCTTTCCAAAGGATAATACTCCCCATAAGGGTTGGATTGAATTGGGGTTTTATAAAAAAATTTGTTGGATACAACTATATCACTTAGCCGTATTAACCTAATGTTGACAGTGTGGCTATTCTAACACACAAAATTGTTTGGCAGCCTAGGTTTTAACCCTATCTAGCATTAAAATTTCTATAAAGCAAACTACTAAACACAAATAGAAGGTTAGGAAGACTCGATATTTTTCACAAGATATTGAAGTGATGATACTCTTCACTAtttctcgttggagcacctaaAGAATTTTTAATGAGCCCATAACATTTTTTATTGAGTATAACAATATTCCTAGTTCACCATGTTTATCTAGCATAAAAATATTCATGTTCACTTGGATGTCACAAAAATAAAATTGATTCTAGTCTAGGATAAATATATTATAACTTCATGAGAATAAACATTCTAGGTTCCTGAAATTATTCTAGGGTTTGTAGCTTCAATAGAAAAAAATGTTCAACcttaataaaatataaaaaatccTTTACTTATTTACTATGCACTAAtaaataatattattttttatgttatttgaATCCAATTTCCCATTAGCATAATGTCCCATTGAGAGGATAGATACAAAATCGAGAAGAATGAAaactaaaaaaaagagagaaataaaAAATGTAAAAAGAAATGCGTGAAAATGGGCCCAAGAACGCCCGTGTGGATGCTTTCTCCTGGGCCGAACAACCCCGGACTGGGCTAAGGCCGTCCGCCCCCATCCGGCCTTCCGTTTGCCCTCGCGTGcattcttttctctctctccgaCGACTGGTGTGCTACCGCCgcagccgtcgccgccgccgcctccctacACCAGGTGCCCAGGCCTTCGTCGGTCTCTTCGCCGGCGACTAGCACCCACCAGGTATTCCAACCACTTCTCTTCCCTTACTGCTGTGcgaaccgagcacccaaaccctaacttaaagctatttggctatttgaTGACTTTCGCAATTTGGTGCATATTCAATTTTGTCCAAACAGCCTCCCCAATTTGTACGGTGGAGGCAGATATTTGATATTTCCCTCTTTAGTAGTTTGGTTCATATTTCTGTCCGTTGTTGAGTTAATTGTGTTGGTGCCTGATTGGTACGCATCAGTGTTGTTTCAGGATCTCCAGGGACCATGGATCAAGAACAAAAACTAGAAGTATCTAATGCCATGTATACTTACAAGCATCATTGTAGCATAGGAGTTGACGTCCACGAGATCTTTGTTAAGAGGAGCAGATTGCGGGTTGTTCTGTCATACATTGGCATTATTTTCCTTCTTGCGAATGTCTGCAAACCATTGCTGACAAAGGTACAATTCTCTTGTAATTGTTGGTGCGGAAAATGATCAGATACTTCCAGAAGAATCTTATTATAAGTGCTTCGTTCATGATCTTTGGTTAGTTCACTGAAATGTAGACAGACCTGGAGCCACCGAATTTCATGTCTATGTAGAACAGTTTCACAGTTTGACATTACCTTCTTTTCACATATTTATTGATACGGAATTACGGAAATGAACTTACGAGAATCATCAAGTTGTATTAATCTTTTTAATAACGTCCTTACGATTATAGGTTCGCATATATGATAAAATGCATCATAGTTTTGTTTAACTTTGTATTTTCATGACTGGTATACATAGTGGAAATTGACCTGCTTCAACATCGCAGGAGAGCCTGTCTCTTGGATCAGTTTGGAATATTGCCTTTGCTGTTCTTGTCGCCAAATGTTTGCAGTACAAACCTGTGAAGAGAGGTGAGTCCTTCATCGTAGATGTGTTTGTATAACCTTTCTACACATTGATAGTAATAGGCCATAGTTAGTTTGACTGTCAGATGCTGCATACTTCAAAATTTAAAGTTCCCTTGCCTCCTTTATTTGTGCATGAAATTGAGATTGTATTTCGTGTTGCCTTTCCCTGTTTGTG harbors:
- the LOC136519055 gene encoding uncharacterized protein; this translates as MGNSLRCCLACVLPCGALDLIRIVHLNGRVDEYGRPVAAGEILAANPNHVLSKPCSQGVNVRRILIVSPDSELERGEIYFLIPASSVPPEKKPQPQQQKSVLQAAGSHGDQLVVKKASSAVVGKTAHHPKSSGRRELGDALSQKRSSPSSSHRRRRSGGCRTAVWKPHLECIVEDT